In the genome of Yarrowia lipolytica chromosome 1B, complete sequence, the window CGTCAATTGGCCCGTTATTGTTGAATAAAATGAACTTTTTATGTTCTCCAACAACCGCTTTGCACTACAACATATCTATATTCGGGGATTCTGTATTGCAAAAAGTTACAGAGACATTCTAATCCGAGTAAGTCAGCAATTTCAAACACAAGGGTGAAGTATCTGTCATCATGCGCTTCAGAAAAAGTCCATTTATAGCCGTGTATCCATATGGGGTGGCTTTCAGATAGTTGCTATAATGGAGTGTACTATTCCAAAGACGGAGATCCCCGCATTCCACACCAAGAGGCTAAGAATAGACACGCTAATGTGAGAGAATGCATGCCACGCGTTGCCGAGATGGTTTTACCCCGGAACCCCAGGATGTTGTGCTCATATCAGCTGTGAACACCTCCACGAGTAGATGTCGATGTTTCTGGACATCGGGAACGCCGAACGCCTCCGGGACTTTGATTTGGCGGTAATATCAGTTGCAGAAATATATTAATAGAAACCCCGAGTATCCTTTCCCCACCCTTGCACACTAGCGACTACTAGTACATGTTGGGGGTGCAGTAGATACTGGCAAGAAACGCAATACGAGGTTTGACGTATTATACGGGACAAATACGAGCGGTAGAGTTCAAATATCGGTTTAATCAGTCCATTATTTCATTCTGCCACATCTGTCTTACCTCGTGTGTTCTTCGTCTCCGCTCACCGTCAATACACCTGTCCATCTGCGCGCAGGGACTATAAATAAGTGGGAACTAAGGTGGATAGCGTGTACTCGCCAATAATGGCCCAATAATAGCCCAATAGTTGCCCTATAGCGGTCCAATAAACACCTACTAAGAAGCCTCATGGCTGTGTAGGGTCGACTAAACGCTTGGATAGAAAATATGGACTAAAAAAGGCTGCTAGACGAAACTAATGTAAACACACTACTCTGAAAAGTTCACGAATGAGGTCAATTCAAACCCGCCCCTTTTATTATGATAAAGATACCTAAGCAGTTGTCATTCaggatatatatatctactgtacagtaccggttCAGTCGACTCATATCCAGCTGTTGTACTTCTTTCTCCTCCGGCTACTGCAGCATACTACTCACCAGCCGGGGATTGAAAGCCggccaaaaaaagagaCTAGTAGTCTAAGTCGGTGTTTATACATTTCTTCAACAGATTGAAATGTGAGAGATTTACGCCGAATAACGCAAGTAACCGATTGGCGTCATCCTCATATCGACATCCGATAGAGCTACCCGGAGCACCGCGTGATtatacagtactcgtacataaCTCagtacagcatgtacagtGTAGCAATACCAAACGgaacttcttctccatcaactcacctccatcaactGGTAGTTTCCACAAAACTTGTCGCGGAACCTCTGGCCCCGTGCCGATACCCCTCCTACCGTTTCCCAAAGTCCACGTCCTTGTCTGTCCGATCTAGAAACCACTAGCCAAACACCCCCAGGCAACCACCCTTGTTTCAAGACTAGGCTGGGAATGTAGGGTCCTATATAACCCCATATGGCCCTACTCTCTCCCCtcctcaactccaactctcGACACTCGCTCACCATGAAACTCTCCAACATCTTGCTACTCACCCAGCTGTCTGGCGCCTACGCTTACGAGCTGCGAAATGCCGCCGTCatcaacattctcaagacCGCCATCTCCAATGGTGTGGTTGAGGCTCGAAGCTCCGGCATTGGTAAGGACCAGGCCTCCGCCGAAATCGCCTCCTTCGTGCCCCTGCTGATGGACGACATTCTGCTGCCCATCTTCGACGAGGCTGTTGACCACGTGCTCGGCGAGGCCTTCACCGCCGAGAACTTCCCCCCCTTCATCTCCCACGTGGAGCAAGCTCTTGCAGATTACGAAAAGTCGCCCGCTTTCTCGTCAGCCACCTCTCTGCTCTCGCTCGTCCGAACCCATTACGACTACCACAAGGCTGTCCAACTcgcctcggcctccatgGACGGTTATTACAACCTGCTCAAGGGCGCCATTCTGCCCATCACTGGCGAGCCTGGCCcctccaaggccattgtcgaggGTCTTTTTGCCGTCACCCGGCTCATTTGCCAGCTGCAGCTCACTGACGGCTCCGTCTGCGACCCCTATGCTTCCgagcagatccagacctctgc includes:
- a CDS encoding uncharacterized protein (Truncated form of YALI0B07645g, similar to uniprot|Q6C398 Yarrowia lipolytica YALI0F01518g), encoding MALLSPLLNSNSRHSLTMKLSNILLLTQLSGAYAYELRNAAVINILKTAISNGVVEARSSGIGKDQASAEIASFVPLLMDDILLPIFDEAVDHVLGEAFTAENFPPFISHVEQALADYEKSPAFSSATSLLSLVRTHYDYHKAVQLASASMDGYYNLLKGAILPITGEPGPSKAIVEGLFAVTRLICQLQLTDGSVCDPYASEQIQTSAAETPVESSSEASATSAAEPVSTEAAAESSAAPVSSGAAPVSSGAAPVSSGAAPVSSAPAPVSSGAAPVSSAPAPISSGAAPVSSGSVSVAGNATSVAFTNSTAPYVTSTVTQTATNCINGDCITATITVTTCVPENAKSTVIKTVCPKCEGRTVTITVPCEDEETPAPKPASRALPQA